One segment of Anatilimnocola aggregata DNA contains the following:
- a CDS encoding SDR family NAD(P)-dependent oxidoreductase, whose translation MLDELFNLKGRTALITGGSKGIGKACARGLAEAGANIAISARTEDELKKAAAEIGKGLDVKVEYFIADMGDRDEVKKLADAVLAKMGRVDVLFNNAGSNKPQNLVDTTMDTWDSILELNFTSCMLLSKYIAPQMIERKWGRIIYTSSVMALASNAARGLYSGTKAALIGMARAQALELGPSGITVNCLAPGPVATDLPMSILTPAQKEIFANRTAVKRWGQVNDMVGPVVMLSTDAGAFITGTVISADGGMLCRTFD comes from the coding sequence ATGCTCGACGAACTATTCAATCTAAAAGGCCGCACGGCGCTCATTACCGGCGGTAGCAAAGGCATCGGCAAGGCCTGTGCCCGTGGGCTGGCCGAGGCGGGCGCGAATATCGCTATCAGCGCACGAACCGAAGACGAACTGAAGAAGGCAGCCGCTGAAATTGGCAAAGGACTCGATGTGAAGGTCGAGTACTTCATCGCCGATATGGGCGATCGAGATGAAGTAAAGAAGCTGGCCGATGCGGTGCTGGCAAAGATGGGGCGCGTCGACGTTCTGTTCAATAACGCTGGAAGCAATAAGCCACAGAACCTCGTCGATACGACGATGGATACGTGGGACTCGATCCTGGAACTCAACTTCACCAGCTGCATGCTGCTGTCGAAATACATCGCGCCGCAAATGATTGAGCGCAAATGGGGCCGGATCATTTACACGTCGTCGGTCATGGCTCTCGCCTCGAATGCCGCCCGTGGTTTGTACTCGGGAACCAAGGCTGCGCTAATCGGTATGGCCCGCGCTCAAGCACTCGAACTCGGACCCAGTGGCATCACGGTCAATTGCCTCGCTCCGGGACCAGTGGCCACTGACTTGCCGATGAGCATTCTCACGCCAGCGCAGAAAGAGATCTTCGCCAATCGCACCGCAGTCAAGCGTTGGGGGCAGGTGAACGACATGGTAGGGCCTGTTGTGATGCTCAGCACCGATGCGGGTGCGTTCATCACCGGCACTGTGATTTCGGCCGACGGCGGCATGTTGTGCCGCACGTTTGACTAG